The sequence below is a genomic window from Cicer arietinum cultivar CDC Frontier isolate Library 1 chromosome 6, Cicar.CDCFrontier_v2.0, whole genome shotgun sequence.
TTCTGCAAAATCATATTGGTTCCAACAGAAACTTATAAGTCTATCCTTCCTGTACTTGAATCTTTCTCCACCAAAAAGATGAGGCTTGTTAATATTTCAACTTGTAACTTCATTAATATTTCTCCATCAAAATTACCACTTGAAATTCATTTGACTAACTTGTTTGCTTAGTTTATAGTATGACTTTCTAATGAATATTGACATAAGCTCCTATAAATGAACTCCTTTGAGATACTTTTAtagtatcaaatatatcttCCCAATCTCTTCAAGTTAATTTTTCTTGCATAGAGACATGGCTAGAGTTTTGGTACTAGTCGTACTTCAAGTGAACTTCATGGTAATGTTTGCTAAAGAGTTTGATAATCTTAAACACAAACTCCAGCATCACCATCACCGTCATCATCACCAACATTCCCCAAGCTCCGCCCCTGTTCAACCTCCATCCTTAACCCCTATTCAATCTCTTCATCTTGGTAACGCCCTCTACAAATGATACCATCATTCATCAGCCCCAAACCCTGCCCACATTTCACACCACAACCAACATTaccatcatcatcaccatcaccATCAAAAATCATCCCCATCCCCTGCACTTACTAACTCGTTATCCACTAATTATGAAATGAGTAAGGATCATAATCATCACAAACAACACAAACATCATCACCATAAATCATCATCCCCAACCCTAGCCCCAACCCTTGCCCATGTCAATGCTCCTTCTTTAACCCCTATTCATCCTCGCTTTCactttttttctaaaacaatctCCTTGTCCACGAGTTATGAAAAGGTTAAGAATCATAAGCATCACATACGCCACAAACATCATCACCAGCACTCCTTAGGCACATCCCCATCCCCTATCtagatttacatttttttttctctcactacGGATCCCTTGCTTATGTTATAGAGGATTGTTTCAAGAATTAAATTTAACTTGAAGAGTTTTTAACGATGTAACGatatacataattatttttaaataaaagtatgTTTATCGATTTATGAATATTTCTGCCTCTAATTCTCCTAGTATGTTTTGTAAAAGATTGTTTATCCTTCAATTGTAATGGAAAAATTAGTTTTCAAAAGCTTCAAATGATAGCTAATACATCCCAAATATGTTACCACCTCAAATCCATCACCTATAATATGCTacaccttttaaaaaattccttCGTACCCTCCATTAAACCTTAAAAAATTCCTTCGTAACCtccattaaattaaatgaagcaaaaatctttcattttaataaaaaaatttatgtatgaaaatctaatcgaataaattttttaactaactGAACATATtataaagataataaataaatttattgtgtTATATAAAATGTTCATCTTCctaatttcttaaaaatagtttttattaacataatatttcaaaaagtaTTCATTAATATTTCTCAAACTTAATATTGAAGTAATATAAGCATTAACCAAGAATATACAACTGTGTCTATGGACTATATAGAATAATAagtgtttatgttattttttttataagttatttcgGTTGTATATGTATCCAACACTTAATACTTATACTACTAGAAATTTGCTTTTTACCTGCGGATTTTTCTGCGGAAATATATCCGCTAGTAATACGTGCGGATTTTCCTGCTGTTCACAACTATCTTAAGACTGTCCCTGCGGTATCGTGTTCCGCAGGTAAAACGACAGGTAACATTTTCTTTTGTTGCGGATCTGCATACGACTATCTTTCCGCAGCAAAGTTCATCACTTTTCATAGGATTTATTTGCTGCAAATTTCCGAAGCAAATTTTATGTCAAATTCCGCAGGAAATTCCGTTAGCAAAGTTTATGATTGTTTTATCCTTAGGAAATTCCGCAGGTaaatttcatgtcaatttttatgattttattttcatagtTCTTTTAAAGTTATTAGTTATAATAAATAGGAATGTAACGATCAACATTTGCATTTTACCATAAAAGAGTTTGTCCCCACTAACACGTCTAGAATGCGTTGTAATGATCCGGAAAGGTTGAAGTTGAATGAGTTTGTCCAACAAGTATCAacatttgcatttttttttaaatagtaatttttttaatattttttaaacaacaagTATAAACAGAAGTTCGTCCAACTTAAGAGTAGGTTTGGACGAGATAGTTAGAAATTTTAAGAATTATagacaatttaaatatttcaattaaattcatttcATTTCTAAATTGTGTTGTTTATATAAATGAATTGGACTTTTAAATTGAGCAATTTTTATATAATggttaaaattataaacttgAAAAGTTAATATGGACCATCATTCATATTTCTTAAAGTAGAGAaggattttgaattttttagattttatatagtatttgaaattcgctaaatttagttttgacaaaatatttgCATACAATCTCTTTATTTTGAACATTCTATAAATTACATTGAaggttttgaatttttgaagaaaattacaCTATTTCAGAAAAACTTCTTATCCAAATATACTatatgagagaaaaaaaaagtggaaaataatgtgaaaaaaagaaaaaatgtaaaaaatatatgttatattatttgatataagaaaagagagagaaatgatattatttttaaaggaCAAATATGCCTTTAAActaatttgttttcttattcaaatttaataatttttaagttccaaataatttagtttatttaactttaaaattaattaatatttcatttggtCCCCCAACTTACCCAACTTGTTGGGTTAGTTTTTTTCAATTGACTCCGACATAGCCATGACCGCACAGCACAGTGTCACCGATTACCACTCAACACCCACAAAATCATTGACGTATAAGAAGAAACGCGTTTGGTCTTggaataattaaattgaatttgacccaaaaaaaaaaaaaagaattgttaGTTAATAATTGAGAATTGTTGTTAGGTTTGGAAGAGAATGGGAAGAAAAGAATCTATTCGTTGTTACTTCTTCCTCACCAGCTTCTTGTTCATCCTCTGATCGGCGAGTTCTTCATTTCTCTCGTCTTGctctcacttttttttttcagttctAAGATTTCTATTACTTTGTTCTGTTTATTTCGTACGAgatctaataattttttatatcacCGATCTTGTTATCAGTGTCAGCTTAGGTTATTCAGCATGTGTGTTTCTTCTGATTATTTCTTCTGATTTAGggtttttcttctgatttagcCACCACCATCACACTTTGCGGCCATCGAATCTTAACCTCTTTAAGTTGCATCTCAACTTCGTTGTCATCTAACCTCGTCGCCTTTGTAAGTGTTGCATGCCACTCTATTTTATTTCAGTCTCACTTCTTGCCATTTTTCATTATTCTCGTTTCATTATTCATTTTCGTTAATTGTAGTGAGttaggttttttattttcttctgatttagggtttttcttctaatttagtgtttttgtgtgttgtttctttgaacattttcaatgtcGCCATTGCTACATGCATAGAGGTATTGATGCTGATTCAATGTCCCTGTCAATTATTATTTCCATTGTCGCCATTTTCCACTTTGTTGTTTGGTTTTTGCTTAGTTTTGTTGGACTTTCAGGGACAAGCTAATGTTTGTCTTgtactactttatttatttgcaaGGTTTTTGGTTAGTATAAGATAGTTcggtgaaaaaatttcaaatgtgTTGTTTAATTGTCTCACAACATGCTTCNNNNNNNNNNNNNNNNNNNNNNNNNNNNNNNNNNNNNNNNNNNNNNNNNNNNNNNNNNNNNNNNNNNNNNNNNNNNNNNNNNNNNNNNNNNNNNNNNNNNNNNNNNNNNNNNNNNNNNNNNNNNNNNNNNNNNNNNNNNNNNNNNNNNNNNNNNNNNAATTGTCTCAAAACATGGCTTCGAAAAATAggtttatatatatgttaatatttGTGGTTTTTTGTGTTGTTCTATCAGTTTAATAGGATAGTTGGAAAAAAACCTTGTGGAGTTTTGTTCTACTTTTGGTGCACAAAACTGCTCCTAGTTTTAGTTAGAAAACAATTGAAAACAATTTCTTGTTATGACTACATTTTATATTGTAAGTTGCAGAGAGAATCTTAATTATATGTACTATATGATACACTAATTAATGtctacacatatatatataatatgaaaataataacaatactaCTACAAAACTAGGTGCATTTGTGCCTCTGCACGTCATTGCAAAACTAGGTGATTGATGTAAGTTTCTCATTAAtctgcatatatatatatatatatatatatatgcagaTTAATGAGAAACTtacatcaattatatatatgcaGATTAATGAGAAACTtacatcaattatatatatgcaGATTAATGAGAAACTtacatcaattatatatatgcaGATTAATGAGAAACTTACATCAATCACCTAGTTTTGCAATCACGTGCAGAGGCACAAATGCACCTTGTTTTGTAGtagtattgttattattttcatattatatatatatgtgtagaCATTAATTAGTGTATCATATAGTACATATAATTAAGATTCTCTCTGCAACTTACAATATAAAATGTAGTCATAACAAGAAATTGTTTTCAATTGTTTTCTAACTAAAACTAGGAGCAGTTTTGTGCACCAAAAGTAGAACAAAACTCCACAAGGTTTTTTTCCAACTATCCTATTAAACTGATAGAACAACACAAAAAACCACaaatattaacatatatataaaccTATATTTNNNNNNNNNNNNNNNNNNNNNNNNNNNNNNNNNNNNNNNNNNNNNNNNNNNNNNNNNNNNNNNNNNNNNNNNNNNNNNNNNNNNNNNNNNNNNNNNNNNNNNNNNNNNNNNNNNNNNNNNNNNNNNNNNNNNNNNNNNNNNNNNNNNNNNNNNNNNNNNNNNNNNNNNNNNNNNNNNNNNNNNNNNNNNNNNNNNNNNNNNNNNNNNNNNNNNNNNNNNNNNNNNNNNNNNNNNNNNNNNNNNNNNNNNtaatttaggatttagtctatgtttctctataaatagagattagtattgagtctattgTAATAAAGtaagcattaagctattatcaataatattcaaacccttattattttctctcctccttttctctaaaatctcacactttcaacatggtatctagagcctatttcgatcctccttgaacgattccgcctctattccgctgtcgagttcccaacaattaggaaatgtaatcatagtttctcttttctaacattccaacatttggtgagatttttttttccataaacCGTGTCCCAATTCCGATTTACACAttctttgtagcttttcgtttatttttcaGCAGATCAGTCGGAACACTGTTCATCGCGCGGTACTGTTCACtgcgcaaaaaaaaaaaaaaaaaattattattattattattattattattattattattaaggtTCTATAAACCTTTCCGCAACCCATTAGGGTTTGGCGCTCCAACCAACTGAGCTAAAGAGCTAATAGCACATAATACCCCATGAAGGTAGCCCTTATAAGTAGGGGCAACAACGAGGTGCtaaagtttactttgagaatcattattatttgcatggttattgggggattttggttgatcgttatgaagagatgattgagaattatcatcCTGATTTTGGTGATCATAGTGGCTACTTGTGACTCATTTTGTGGGGTGTAAACCATGTGAAAAATTTGGGGATTACCCTGAAAGGTGTTTGAAACAAATGGATTGTGCTTATAATTTTTGGGATAATAAGATATTGCAGATGTATGATTTTACTCACAAGTCACTTGCTAGTAGAAGGGATCAGATTATTGGTGGAGGAAACTCTCTAGCCTTTGTCGTGGCAGGTGTTGCAGTCCTTACGAGTGGCAGCTGTTGCAGTCCTTACGAGTGGGCTCTTAGCTGACAGGTTTGGAAGATTTGCAATTCAACCGATGGGATTCTTCTTGGTGCACGATTATTCTCTCTTCGATGGTTCCAGATATGTCCTTACTCTCCAATTTTGATCAGCGAAAATATGTGTCATTGTTCAAACAACCGTTATCTCTCCTGTTTTGGACGCATTTTCTTATTACGTTGATTGATCATGACTTTGTTTCGTTAGAGTCGCGCTGCTTCTTCTtcggtgtttgtcatgcaatttagttcttactaatatattataaNNNNNNNNNNNNNNNNNNNNNNNNNNNNNNNNNNNNNNNNNNNNNNNNNNNNNNNNNNNNNNNNNNNNNNNNNNNNNNNNNNNNNNNNNNNNNNNNNNNNNNNNNNNNNNNNNNNNNNNNNNNNNNNNNNNNNNNNNNNNNNNNNNNNNNNNNNNNNNNNNNNNNNNNNNNNNNNNNNNNNNNNNNNNNNNNNNNNNNNNNNNNNNNNNNNNNNNNNNNNNNNNNNNNNNNNNNNNNNNNNNNNNNNNNNNNNNNNNNNNNNNNNNNNNNNNNNNNNNNNNNNNNNNNNNNNNNNNNNNNNNNNNNNNNNNNNNNNNNNNNNNNNNNNNNNNNNNNNNNNNNNNNNNNNNNNNNNNNNNNNNNNNNNNNNNNNNNNNNNNNNNNNNNNNNNNNNNNNNNNNNNNNNNNNNNNNNNNNNNNNNNNNNNNNNNNNNNNNNNNNNNNNNNNNNNNNNNNNNNNNNNNNNNNNNNNNNNNNNNNNNNNNNNNNNNNNNNNNNNNNNNctatatttatagcaattctctccgacttcgcatgcatccctgagttgcctctccatattttttattattttgtggagcaaaatattttcttgtagcaagctaaagcttagtaagctttaacttgagggggagtgttagaatattaaaaaatatcttataatatcttttatattatattagagtatcttaaattatttcttaggatcaatttataattatagagatatcttaaaatatctcttagtattattatgatttattcctaatttaggatttagtctatgtttctctataaatagagattagtattgagtctattgTAATAAAGtaagcattaagctattatcaataatattcaaacccttattattttctctcctccttttctctaaaatctcacactttcaacaatttctattttataaaataattgctACATTGTGCCATGTGGTTTCTGTTTTAGACTAGGAGATCACAATCATGGTTTTTGTTTTATTGACATTTTGTAGGTTTATTTATTGGACTCATAAGTTGTCTGTTAACAGTATATTATACCTGTATGGCCCTTGTTTATCAGTTGTGATCTTGATGTGAATGTTTTGTGGTATATCTTTGTTTGTGGAAGTTGATATGTTAATTGTGGTATTAAGAACTAAAATCCAAATTATGTGTCTTTTTTCCCTTTTCCCTGCCCTAAGAACTAAAATCCAAATGGTGGTGACAAATTTACTCCTGAAAATCTTGTTCATCAACCTTTGTTGTAGTTTTATTTTCTCTGGCTTTCCTTCTGAGTTAGCCCTATATTGCGTTATGTATATGTCTTAGTTTACCAAAGGACTGGAGAATTGGATACCTTTTTCTTAACTTGCATTTGTAGATATAACAATCCTACCTTTTTCTTGACTGTTGCTTGAATTTCTTCCTTGACAacttattgttttaaaattgaccTTTCCTACTAGTTTTTTAAAGATATTGAACTACTTTTGTTGTGTGTGCTGAGTAGTGAATTACTTCTTTTAGGAATTGCTTGCCTTTTTATTGGATGGATTGCATGAAGATTTGAATCGTGTGAAACAAAAGCCTTACATTGAAATGAAGGACTCGGATGGTAGGCCAGATGAGGAAGTCGCATATGAATGTTGGAAAAATCATATGGCTCGGAATGATTCATTGATTGTTGATGAATGCCAGGTGACTACTTATATATTTGTTCCTGTTTCGCAGTCACATATTACATGAAATCCTGTTTATCTTCTGTCGGTATGCTGAGTAGGTACATGATTTGTCAAGTTTTCTTCTCATCTCAATAAGCCTTCGCGATTTCTATCAATTCTTGATCTTGGGTTTCCATTAAAGCTTGACAAGATAAAGTTtcaatttaaatacatattCGTCATCTTTACTAAgcattctgattttttttttcaataaatgcTCAGGGTCAATACAAATCAACACTGGTTTGTCCTGAATGTGGCAAAATTTCAATCACTTTCGATCCCTTCATGTACTTATCATTACCACTTCCTTCCACTGTCACCCGTACAATGACTGTTACTGTCTTTTATTGTGATGGGAGCGGTCTTCCCATGCCGTACACCGTGACAGTGCTGAAGAATGGTTGTTGTAGAGATCTTTGCCAAGTATTGGGTACTGCATGCTGCTTGAAGAGTGATGAAATGCTTTTGCTTGCTGAGGCAAGTGCTTCTCAGAAAAGTTAGATCCACTATTGGCTTTCCTACTTGACTTTGATTTCATTTCATTGTTAATGTTTTATATTGTCTATCCGTCAGGTTTATGAGCATAAGATTTATTGATATCTTGACATTGGAACCACTGAATTCAATAAAGGATGGTGAACATATTGTGGCCTATCGACTCAAGAATGTAGCCATAAACCTAGTATAATTGATTAAGCATAATTTAGATGGTTATGTAACTtcttttataagaaaaattgaattaaCAGATATACAAAAGATATTCAAAATTCATTATAAAATTCCAACTGATGCTTAGAATGTAAACACTTAACATTATTCCACTAATTTGAGTAAACAAAGGATTTATTCAAACATTCTTTATATAGGAACTAGAATTAAGATAAATGTTTGATGCAATCATAATTCTTTCATTATTCCACTATAGTTGTTTCTGTTACTTGAATCATAATTCTTATTTATTGTATCTAAAacatttaactatttattgtaaaaaatacacctaattgcatcatcaattatattaaatagaTTTGTGCCTACTAGTAAAAAAGCACTTTGGAGACAATAGAAAAAACGAGAAAATCCTTTCAACCTGTGCAATGTTTCCTGTGACTTATTTTTCGTGTGCACATGATACTTGTAGCATTTCTTGGGGTTAGTTCTGGGCAAATAGAAAACATACAATGATATTTTCATCTTGGTGctgatatttatttgaaaaaatatggtATCCTTGTAACAACACAGtctgatattttttctttttcatattttttttaaaaaaaaagatgattcaAGTTTTCTTATTATGTAAATGCCAATTCAAATTTAGGTTGTTTATATGGATGAGCCAAGTATTGGATTAGACCCTGCTTCAAGAAAATGTTCATGGAATGTTATCAAGCTTGCAAAACAGGATCGTGCAATCATTCTGACAAGTATTCTCTTGCTCTTTCATGGATTTTGTCGCACTATATTCTACTTGTTGTTTATGCTTTAGATATATTAGCTAGCCTGTGTTATATTTGATTCCATAACatgataaaatttgattttatgctTTCAGCACATTCTATGGAAGAGGTGGAGGCCTTATGCGATCGATTAGGAGTATTTGTAAATGGTAACTTGCAGTGCATCGGAAATCCAAAGGAGGTACTTGCTCAAGTGATATGCTTTAATCAAAgtgtatttcaaaataaaactattaaatGGGTTTGCCCATAAACTGTTATTTTACTGATCCGGATTCCCCAAATTGCATNNNNNNNNNNNNNNNNNNNNNNNNNNNNNNNNNNNNNNNNNNNNNNNNNNNNNNNNNNNNNNNNNNNNNNNNNNNNNNNNNNNNNNNNNNNNNNNNNNNNNNNNNNNNNNNNNNNNNNNNNNNNNNNNNNNNNNNNNNNNNNNNNNNNNNNNNNNNNNNNNNNNNNNNNNNNNNNNNNNNNNNNNNNNNNNNNNNNNNNNNNNNNNNNNNNNNNNNNNNNNNNNNNNNNNNNNNNNNNNNNNNNNNNNNNNNNNNNNNNNNNNNNNNNNNNNNNNNNNNNNNNNNNNNNNNNNNNNNNNNNNNNNNNNNNNNNNNNNNGAACTCAGAAAAAGAGATGGTCGAGACCAACAAAAGTTTAACCTTTCTGATGCAACATTTAGGATTTGTTGGATCTTCTTCTCGTCCAAGTTCATCACCACAACCCAACGATGAAACTGATTAAGATAGCGGGGATGAGGACATTGGTAGTGATCATATTGAgtagtatttgtttttattttgttaaattggtTGTATCATGTACTTGgttatacttaattttttttttgggatcatgttttaattaatatttagttctGATTTGtgaacatgatataaattttgtttagaattatcACAATAGTTGGATCAtgctttaataaatatttagttttgatttgaaaacatgatataaattttgttttggattattgcaatagtatttcaattaaagattaatattaaatattttaaaaatgtatttataataatattttcatatatttttagttaaaatttttatataaataaaaaatcagaaaaaatagtttaatgTGGAAATTTAAGCACGCGGATtctttattgaaaataattttgatacgAAATTACCTGCGGATTTGCATGCGAAACATATTATTGGTGCAAAATTTCGTATGAATATACCTTCAGATTTTCATGCGAAATATATTTGCAGGAACTGTACTGCAGATATTTCTGCATGAAAAGTCGTAAGAAATTGCCTAAAGTTTTCTTAAACGTTGCTGCGGATTTTATTTAAGTTTCCTGCGGATTTAGCCGCAGGTAATTTACCTGCGGATAGTGAAATCCTCAGGTATCAATTATCCACGAAGGTTTTACGTGGGGATAAGGTTCCGTTGGAAAACCCGCAGGTAACATGCTTTCCTGCAGAATATTTGCTTAAATCCGCAGGAAAAACGCAGAATTTTAGTAGTGTTAGTATATTAGATTatgttatattttcttgaaaaaataatcaaatatatgatCTGTAGCTGAAACTTGATTTTACTATGTTTTCAATAAATCATTCTATCTTTGGCTAAAAATCCGCAAACATTTCTTCTCTATAAACTGAGTATGGAACTTGTGTCGGGAAGACCCATATTGATGGCAAACAAAGCACTACCTTGAGCAGGACATGGATATCTCTAAAAGCTTGATTTGATCTTTAATTTGGTCCTCATATTTAATGGGATATACTTAGGTGGTTCTTCCTAAAGGCGTTGATTCTTGATAGAAATCGAATTAGTGTTTTATCATGGTGAAAAGATAATTTATATTGCGATAagctttttatgttttattaattcatggaggaaaaataatttttatgttgttttttgcAAATATAGATTTGAATATTGATTTTTAGGCAACCAATTGAATtatgagttttataaatatttcaataattagTGATATCTAagtagttatttttaattttaaatttcattacAAAATTATATTGTGATTATGATTGTTGAATCTTCAATAAAATTGTTGTGTCGTTATGATTGGATATATGTAATTAAGAttatgatacaatttttttaaaagcataGAAGTTGGTACTTGTAGTTTTCAATGCATGCACATACTGAACACCAACTGCTTTTGCTAGATTTCAAGGTTATGATTTTATGCACTTTAACCTTCCTAACgtataaaaaaatgatgaatctTCATCTCTACAACACATGGGCTTGTTACTCATCTTTTTAATGGAAAATTCTTTTAAtgaagtgattttttttaaagctcTTTTCTCGAAATTCAAACAAGATATCACTACTAGAAATCTGCGCTTTTCCTGCGGATTTAAGCAAATATTCCGCAGGAAAGCATGTTACCTGCAGATTTTCTGGCGGAACGTTATCCCCACGTAAAACCTTCGTGGATAATTGTTACCTGAGGATTTTAGTATCCGcaggaaaattaaataaaatccgCAGCAACATTTAAGAAAACTTTAGGCATTTTCTTACGACGTTTCATGCAGAAATATTTGCAGCACAGTTCCTACAAATATATTGCGTATGAAAATCTGCAGGTATATCCATACGAAATTTTGCACCAACAATATGTTTCGCATTAAAATCCGCAGGTAATGtcgtataaaaataattttcaaaaaggaATCCGCATGCTTAAATTTCCACATTAAACGAATTtgtctgattttttatttatataaaaattttaactaaaaatatatgaaaatattattataaatacatttttaaaatatttaatattaatcttcaattgaaatactattgcaataatccaaaacaaaatttatatcatgttttcaaatcaaaactaaatatttattaaagcaTGATCCAACTATTGTgataattctaaacaaaattaGAGGAATTCCAAATTgcgatttcttttatttatctcAGATTTAAATTTGTAGATGGTAATTTGACAGTACTAGAAGTATCTATATACAATGTCTTTTCAATTGCCAAAATTCCTGAATATGAACTTCTTTTGGCTCCTTGGTTTGGAACCCCTTGTACTTTACCAAGTCCAGTGCTGTAGAATTTCAAATTGACTGATTTATTGATTTCAGTTTCTTTAGCATCACCGAGCAACTTCACGCCCTGAAATGGAGATTGTGGTTTACTTCTGCAGGGAGATATGCCTGCAGCAGCAGCTTGTGAACGCCGAAAGGGAGAGAGTCTACCTGGAAGCTCGCCCGAAAAACCAAACCTGTTTGATTCAATCTCAAGTGGTGCAACTTCATTGCTTGACTTGTTCTTGTGAATTGCTTCCCAAGCCTGCATCAAAGATTTATATGGCTGTGAGTAAATATGCTGAAAACATGTATTAGATAATAACTGATGATAGTTCACTAACTAGTACATGATCTAACTAGCTAGTATAACTAACTTTTTACATCTAATAGATCCTCTAGTTAgtttgttattttctttattcGCTAGTTCACAATTATCCTATAAATACTAATGTATCATCATcattcctttttaatattcctaTCATTTGATCAATGAAATCACTGAGGTTATTCAGAATAATTCATAACTGTCATACCAGTAATAACATGTTCATTGATAAAGAtgcttattaacaaaaaaaggattgaatgcttattctaattttttgacGTCATTGTCTTAGATTTTCTCCTGAATTGAAAATGTATTcgaagaatttaaaataaaaaatgagttgtgattttatattttatgattttacatAAAGAGCCAACAAGAGTTTGTTGTTGCGGTGGATAGGCCCACAATTAATCAAAGTTATGTGGTAGAGAGAGCTTGATTTCTTTCCAGCAAGTACCAATGTTAGATTTGATTGAGAATTgttaacaataaatataaataaaaaaaggaagTAATTCATTTAATGTTTCCATACAATACATAAGCTAACCATACAATCCATTCGAGGTTCTCTCATAGCAGATTTACTTTCACTTGAGTGTTGTTTGGATAATCATGAAATAAGAGGAAATAATCATCCTTTAGACATTATGAATGATCTCTCATTTTTCCTCGTAAATAATCCCAAACAATCTCACATCTCACAGCAGTCTATAAAGCAATTGCACAAACATAGGCTTTTATCTATACCTGCAACAGATAGACCTCAAAAAAATCTTAGTCTTATAACAAGTTTGTTAACAGACAGCCACAATGATACTTTACAAAATCTTACATTTGTATTATCT
It includes:
- the LOC101500307 gene encoding putative ubiquitin carboxyl-terminal hydrolase 11; the encoded protein is MKDSDGRPDEEVAYECWKNHMARNDSLIVDECQGQYKSTLVCPECGKISITFDPFMYLSLPLPSTVTRTMTVTVFYCDGSGLPMPYTVTVLKNGCCRDLCQVLGTACCLKSDEMLLLAEVVYMDEPSIGLDPASRKCSWNVIKLAKQDRAIILTTHSMEEVEALCDRLGVFVNGNLQCIGNPKEVLAQVICFNQSVFQNKTIKWVCP